A stretch of the Actinotalea sp. JY-7876 genome encodes the following:
- the rimI gene encoding ribosomal protein S18-alanine N-acetyltransferase, whose translation MSAAPHAPGDLRRLVAADVPRLAEIERELFGPSAWSVGMLREELAADGRWYVGVDVAGPDGAPVLAAYAGLWFDGDVAQVMTLGVVPAAQRRGLGAALLAALVGRARELGAQAVLLEVRVDNEPALALYRAAGFEVLGRRRRYYQPEDVDAFTMRLELAPAPAPGSGPVAGDAAGDAYPGHHV comes from the coding sequence GTGAGCGCTGCGCCGCACGCTCCCGGCGACCTGCGCCGGCTCGTCGCCGCGGACGTCCCCCGCCTGGCCGAGATCGAGCGCGAGCTGTTCGGCCCCTCGGCGTGGTCGGTGGGGATGCTGCGCGAGGAGCTCGCGGCCGACGGGCGCTGGTACGTCGGCGTCGACGTCGCCGGCCCGGACGGTGCGCCCGTGCTGGCCGCGTACGCGGGCCTGTGGTTCGACGGCGACGTGGCCCAGGTGATGACGCTCGGCGTCGTGCCGGCGGCGCAGCGCCGCGGGCTCGGCGCGGCGCTGCTCGCGGCGCTCGTCGGCCGCGCCCGCGAGCTCGGGGCGCAGGCCGTGCTCCTCGAGGTGCGCGTCGACAACGAGCCCGCGCTCGCGCTCTACCGGGCCGCGGGGTTCGAGGTGCTCGGACGCCGTCGCCGGTACTACCAGCCCGAGGACGTCGACGCCTTCACGATGCGGCTCGAGCTGGCTCCCGCGCCGGCGCCCGGCTCCGGGCCCGTGGCCGGGGACGCGGCCGGCGACGCCTACCCTGGACACCATGTCTGA
- the tsaE gene encoding tRNA (adenosine(37)-N6)-threonylcarbamoyltransferase complex ATPase subunit type 1 TsaE, with translation MSATTTVTLPDAEATRAYGRALAGVLRAGDLVVLTGPLGAGKTTFTQGIGTGLGVRGQVASPTFIIARVHPSLADGPALVHVDAYRLGSLEELDALDLDAGLEESVTVVEWGEGLAEVLSEDRLEVTIQRPHGDVGGASGQAADDALLDAAESGARTVTVRAVGPRWADVVLPG, from the coding sequence ATGAGCGCGACGACCACGGTGACGCTCCCGGACGCCGAGGCGACCCGCGCCTACGGCCGGGCGCTCGCGGGCGTGCTGCGCGCGGGTGACCTGGTGGTCCTCACGGGTCCGCTCGGCGCGGGCAAGACGACGTTCACGCAGGGGATCGGCACGGGGCTCGGCGTGCGCGGGCAGGTGGCGTCGCCCACGTTCATCATCGCGCGGGTGCACCCGTCGCTCGCCGACGGGCCCGCGCTGGTCCACGTCGACGCCTACCGCCTCGGCTCGCTCGAGGAGCTCGACGCCCTCGACCTCGACGCCGGGCTGGAGGAGTCCGTGACGGTCGTCGAGTGGGGCGAGGGGCTGGCCGAGGTCCTCTCCGAGGACCGCCTCGAGGTGACGATCCAGCGCCCCCACGGCGACGTGGGCGGTGCGTCGGGGCAGGCCGCCGACGACGCCCTGCTGGACGCCGCCGAGTCCGGCGCGCGCACCGTCACGGTGCGCGCCGTCGGCCCACGGTGGGCCGACGTGGTGCTGCCGGGCTGA
- a CDS encoding PadR family transcriptional regulator — MTPAARDPQLLKGVLPMLVLLLLTEQESYGYELVTRLQADGLTDIATGTVYPVLTRLERDGLIASRLVASSSGPARKYYRPTAPGAEHLADSVRGWSDLTRTVRTVLDRTTTQEPT; from the coding sequence GTGACGCCGGCCGCGCGGGACCCCCAGCTCCTCAAGGGCGTGCTGCCCATGCTCGTGCTCCTCTTGCTCACCGAGCAGGAGTCGTACGGCTACGAGCTGGTCACCCGGCTGCAGGCGGACGGGCTCACCGACATCGCCACCGGCACCGTGTACCCGGTGCTCACGCGCCTCGAGCGGGACGGCCTCATCGCCTCGCGCCTCGTCGCGTCCTCGTCCGGTCCCGCGCGCAAGTACTACCGGCCGACGGCGCCGGGCGCCGAGCACCTCGCCGATTCCGTGCGCGGTTGGTCGGACCTCACCCGCACCGTCCGCACCGTCCTCGACCGCACCACCACCCAGGAGCCGACATGA
- the tsaB gene encoding tRNA (adenosine(37)-N6)-threonylcarbamoyltransferase complex dimerization subunit type 1 TsaB, whose amino-acid sequence MPLLALDTSADIAVAVVDDDGLTLAARRVAEQRRHAELLAPLVVAALAEAGVDRRALGAVVAGTGPAPFTGLRAGLVTARTLAFALGVPVHGVCSLDALAVQAWEAGAPGDAEVVVVTDARRRELYTARYRRAGDGEARGDVVPVDGPAVVRPDDLAATLAARGGVVVGPGLAVHPLPSAGDAPLVDGVDAAVLARLALARRGGLAGLTTGEPLPTEPLYLRRPDVMPAAARKRVTG is encoded by the coding sequence GTGCCCCTCCTCGCCCTGGACACCTCCGCCGACATCGCGGTCGCCGTCGTCGACGACGACGGCCTGACGCTCGCCGCCCGCCGCGTCGCCGAGCAGCGCCGGCACGCCGAGCTCCTCGCGCCGCTCGTCGTGGCGGCGCTCGCCGAGGCCGGTGTCGACCGGCGCGCGCTCGGCGCCGTGGTCGCCGGGACCGGCCCCGCGCCCTTCACGGGCCTGCGCGCGGGGCTCGTGACCGCCCGCACGCTGGCCTTCGCGCTCGGCGTCCCCGTCCACGGGGTGTGCTCGCTGGACGCCCTCGCCGTCCAGGCGTGGGAGGCGGGCGCCCCGGGCGACGCCGAGGTCGTCGTCGTCACGGACGCGCGACGCCGCGAGCTGTACACGGCGCGGTACCGCCGCGCCGGTGACGGCGAGGCCCGGGGCGACGTCGTCCCGGTGGACGGACCCGCCGTCGTGCGGCCCGACGACCTGGCCGCGACGCTCGCGGCGCGTGGGGGTGTCGTCGTCGGCCCCGGCCTCGCGGTGCACCCCCTGCCCTCCGCGGGCGACGCGCCCCTCGTCGACGGCGTGGATGCGGCCGTCCTGGCGCGCCTCGCCCTCGCGCGGCGCGGTGGCCTCGCGGGCCTGACCACCGGCGAGCCCCTGCCCACCGAGCCGCTCTACCTGCGCCGGCCCGACGTCATGCCGGCCGCCGCCCGCAAGCGGGTCACCGGGTGA
- a CDS encoding WhiB family transcriptional regulator: MTEISRLPGPVMDLWEWQYEGKCRDADPTLFFHPEGERGSARRRRAEAAKAVCATCPVMQTCREHSLAVREPYGVWGGLSEEERAAVLANRLRKAG; the protein is encoded by the coding sequence ATGACGGAGATCTCGCGCCTGCCCGGCCCGGTCATGGACCTGTGGGAGTGGCAGTACGAGGGCAAGTGCCGCGACGCGGACCCGACCCTCTTCTTCCACCCCGAGGGCGAGCGAGGTTCCGCACGGCGCCGCCGCGCCGAGGCCGCCAAGGCCGTGTGCGCCACGTGCCCCGTGATGCAGACGTGCCGCGAGCACTCGCTGGCCGTCCGCGAGCCGTACGGCGTGTGGGGCGGGCTCTCCGAGGAGGAGCGCGCCGCCGTGCTCGCGAACCGGCTCCGCAAGGCCGGCTGA
- the tsaD gene encoding tRNA (adenosine(37)-N6)-threonylcarbamoyltransferase complex transferase subunit TsaD yields the protein MSDALVLGIETSCDETGVALVRVTDQGSELLTDVVASSMDEHARFGGIIPEIASRAHLEAMVPTLRTALERADVDLGQVDAIAVTAGPGLVGPLTVGAAAAKALAVGLDVPLYGVNHVIGHAAVDELVHGAFPERVMALVVSGGHSSLLLVDDVATDVTELGHTLDDAAGEAFDKVGRLLGLPYPGGPHIDRLAREGDPTAIRFPRGLTAAKDQARHADDFSFSGLKTAVARWVEARRDAGQEIPLNDVAASFAAAVADVLTAKTIAACRRHGVDTLVVGGGFSANSQLRELAAQRCAEAGITLRIPPIRYCTDNGAMIAALGAAVVRRGVRPSPLDLPVDSSMPLTQVTV from the coding sequence ATGTCTGACGCGCTCGTCCTCGGCATCGAGACCTCCTGCGACGAGACGGGCGTCGCGCTCGTGCGGGTCACCGACCAGGGCAGCGAGCTGCTCACCGACGTCGTCGCGAGCTCGATGGACGAGCACGCGCGCTTCGGCGGGATCATCCCGGAGATCGCGTCCCGCGCCCACCTCGAGGCGATGGTGCCCACGCTGCGCACCGCGCTCGAGCGGGCCGACGTCGACCTCGGGCAGGTGGACGCGATCGCCGTCACGGCGGGGCCCGGGCTCGTCGGCCCGCTCACCGTGGGCGCCGCCGCCGCCAAGGCCCTCGCCGTCGGGCTCGACGTGCCCCTCTACGGCGTCAACCACGTCATCGGGCACGCGGCCGTCGACGAGCTCGTCCACGGCGCCTTCCCGGAGCGCGTCATGGCGCTCGTCGTCTCGGGCGGGCACTCCTCGCTCCTGCTCGTCGACGACGTCGCGACCGACGTCACCGAGCTCGGGCACACGCTCGACGACGCCGCGGGGGAGGCCTTCGACAAGGTGGGGCGCCTGCTGGGGCTGCCCTACCCGGGCGGGCCGCACATCGACCGCCTCGCGCGCGAGGGCGACCCGACGGCGATCCGCTTCCCGCGCGGGCTCACGGCAGCCAAGGACCAGGCCCGGCACGCGGACGACTTCTCCTTCTCGGGGCTGAAGACGGCCGTCGCGCGCTGGGTCGAGGCGCGCCGGGACGCCGGGCAGGAGATCCCGCTGAACGACGTCGCCGCGTCGTTCGCGGCAGCGGTCGCCGACGTGCTCACGGCGAAGACGATCGCGGCGTGCCGGCGGCACGGGGTCGACACGCTCGTCGTCGGCGGCGGGTTCTCCGCCAACTCGCAGCTGCGCGAGCTGGCGGCCCAGCGCTGCGCGGAGGCCGGCATCACGCTGCGCATCCCGCCGATCCGCTACTGCACGGACAACGGGGCCATGATCGCGGCGCTCGGGGCCGCGGTGGTCCGTCGCGGGGTGCGGCCCAGCCCGCTGGACCTGCCGGTCGACTCGTCGATGCCGCTCACGCAGGTCACGGTCTGA
- a CDS encoding nucleoside/nucleotide kinase family protein gives MSDGPGAAASLDVGLLERARALASGPRRLLGIVGPPGAGKSTLAAAVVAGLGPTRAVLVPMDGFHLAQAELERLGRADRKGAPDTFDAAGLVALLLRLRAGRVGGAPATGATDGTGEVVYAPTFDRRLEEPVAGAIAVPPDVPLVVVEGNYLLHDEGPWAGVAALLDETWCVDVDDDVRLERLVARHVAFGKPPAAARAWATGPDEANARLVARTRHRADLWLRPDPDGTWRPVPPRP, from the coding sequence GTGAGCGATGGGCCGGGCGCCGCGGCCTCGCTCGACGTCGGGCTGCTGGAGCGTGCGCGGGCGCTCGCGTCCGGACCGCGGCGCCTCCTCGGGATCGTCGGGCCGCCCGGCGCGGGGAAGTCCACGCTGGCCGCCGCCGTCGTGGCCGGCCTGGGCCCGACCCGGGCCGTCCTGGTGCCGATGGACGGCTTCCACCTCGCGCAGGCGGAGCTCGAGCGGCTCGGCCGCGCGGACCGCAAGGGTGCGCCCGACACCTTCGACGCCGCGGGCCTCGTGGCGCTGCTGCTCCGGCTGCGGGCCGGGCGGGTCGGGGGAGCGCCGGCCACCGGAGCGACGGACGGGACCGGCGAGGTCGTCTACGCCCCGACGTTCGACCGCAGGCTCGAGGAGCCCGTGGCCGGCGCGATCGCCGTGCCGCCGGACGTGCCGCTCGTCGTCGTCGAGGGCAACTACCTGCTCCACGACGAGGGGCCGTGGGCCGGCGTCGCCGCGCTGCTCGACGAGACGTGGTGCGTCGACGTCGACGACGACGTGCGGCTGGAGCGGCTCGTCGCGCGTCACGTCGCCTTCGGCAAGCCGCCGGCGGCCGCCCGCGCGTGGGCGACGGGACCGGACGAGGCCAACGCCCGCCTGGTGGCCCGGACCCGTCACCGGGCGGACCTGTGGCTGCGCCCCGACCCCGACGGCACCTGGCGGCCGGTGCCCCCGCGCCCGTGA
- the groES gene encoding co-chaperone GroES — translation MSVSIKPLEDRVVVRTLEAEQTTASGLVIPDTAKEKPQEGEVLAVGPGRVDDNGQRVPLDVAVGDTVIYSKYGGTEVKYSGEEYLILSARDILAVVVK, via the coding sequence GTGTCGGTCTCCATCAAGCCGCTCGAGGACCGCGTCGTCGTCCGTACGCTCGAGGCAGAGCAGACGACGGCCTCCGGTCTGGTCATCCCGGACACCGCGAAGGAGAAGCCCCAGGAGGGCGAGGTCCTCGCGGTGGGTCCGGGCCGCGTCGACGACAACGGCCAGCGCGTGCCGCTGGACGTCGCTGTCGGCGACACCGTGATCTACAGCAAGTACGGCGGCACCGAGGTCAAGTACTCGGGCGAGGAGTACCTCATCCTCTCGGCTCGCGACATCCTGGCCGTCGTCGTCAAGTGA
- the alr gene encoding alanine racemase: protein MPTDVSAFPARAVVDLAAVRSNVEALRGRAPGAQVMAVVKADAYGHGLVPSARAALAGGATWLGVAQLDEALALRAAGVTARTLTWLYAPGAPLDLAVTADLDVSVPALWALDEVAAAARATGRTARVHLKVDTGLGRGGVMPRDLDALLDAALAAQAEGVVDVVGVWSHLAWADAPDHPTVLAQAAVFADAVALAERRGARLEVRHLANSAATLTNPAMHFDLVRPGLAVFGLSPAPQLGTPADYGLTPAMRLEARLVLTKTVPAGQGVSYAHAYVTPRETVLGVVPLGYGDGVPRHASGGADRWGGPVQVGGRRLGVAGRVCMDQFVLDLGPGATERAGDTVVLFGSGHDGEPTAEDWAAAADTISYEVVTRLGARVPRTYVGGDGAGEQAGEPADEEAAAPAAEQAGSTEVRA, encoded by the coding sequence GTGCCGACCGACGTGAGCGCCTTCCCCGCCCGAGCCGTCGTCGACCTCGCCGCCGTGCGGTCGAACGTCGAGGCGCTGCGGGGGCGCGCCCCGGGCGCGCAGGTCATGGCCGTGGTCAAGGCGGACGCGTACGGGCACGGGCTCGTCCCCTCGGCGCGCGCCGCGCTCGCCGGCGGCGCGACGTGGCTGGGCGTCGCGCAGCTCGATGAGGCGCTGGCGCTGCGCGCCGCCGGCGTCACCGCGCGGACGCTGACCTGGCTGTATGCGCCCGGCGCGCCGCTGGACCTCGCCGTCACCGCCGATCTCGACGTGTCCGTCCCGGCGCTGTGGGCCCTGGACGAGGTGGCCGCCGCCGCGCGGGCCACCGGCCGGACCGCGCGCGTGCACCTCAAGGTCGACACCGGCCTGGGCCGCGGCGGCGTCATGCCGCGCGACCTCGACGCGCTCCTGGACGCCGCGCTCGCCGCCCAGGCCGAGGGCGTGGTCGACGTCGTGGGGGTGTGGTCGCACCTGGCATGGGCGGACGCGCCGGATCACCCGACCGTGCTCGCGCAGGCCGCGGTCTTCGCCGACGCCGTGGCGCTCGCGGAGCGGCGCGGGGCGCGCCTGGAGGTGCGGCACCTCGCCAACTCCGCCGCGACGCTGACCAACCCCGCCATGCACTTCGACCTCGTGCGGCCCGGGCTCGCGGTCTTCGGGCTCTCGCCCGCGCCGCAGCTCGGCACGCCGGCCGACTACGGGCTGACGCCCGCGATGCGGCTCGAGGCGCGGCTCGTGCTCACCAAGACCGTGCCCGCCGGGCAGGGGGTGTCCTACGCGCACGCCTACGTCACGCCGCGCGAGACGGTGCTGGGCGTGGTCCCGCTCGGCTACGGGGACGGCGTGCCGCGCCACGCCTCGGGCGGTGCTGACCGCTGGGGCGGACCCGTGCAGGTCGGCGGCCGGCGCCTCGGGGTCGCCGGACGCGTGTGCATGGACCAGTTCGTGCTCGACCTGGGCCCGGGTGCGACCGAGCGCGCGGGGGACACGGTGGTGCTGTTCGGCTCCGGGCACGACGGCGAGCCCACGGCCGAGGACTGGGCCGCGGCCGCCGACACCATCTCCTACGAGGTGGTCACGCGTCTGGGGGCGCGGGTTCCGCGCACCTACGTCGGCGGCGACGGGGCCGGGGAGCAGGCCGGGGAGCCGGCCGACGAGGAGGCCGCCGCGCCGGCCGCGGAGCAGGCGGGCAGCACGGAGGTGCGGGCATGA
- a CDS encoding glutamate--cysteine ligase, giving the protein MEIPFARSERSTLGVEWELALVDADSGDLRQVAQTVLDAVAPPDGGEHPTIRQELLLNTVEIATRVCRTVAEAGRDLEASIEEIRAVTDPLRVELMCAGTHPFARWAQQKVTDKQRYATLIDRTQWWGRQMLIYGVHVHVGIEDRDKVLPILRAVLTYFPHLQSLSASSPFWGGKDTGYASNRALMFQQLPTAGLPFQFDRWEQLEGYAHDMLHTGVIDQIDEIRWDVRPSPRFGTLEVRVCDGASNLAEVMAFAAVIHCLVEHFSTMLDEGKELPTLPPWFAQENKWRSARYGMDAIIILDAHGEEELVTDAVERMLVDLEPVAERLRCTAELDGVRTILRKGASYQRQRAVARRHGGDLDPVVAALVEEMRAGAPL; this is encoded by the coding sequence ATGGAGATCCCGTTCGCCCGGTCCGAGCGGTCGACCCTCGGGGTCGAGTGGGAGCTCGCGCTGGTGGACGCGGACTCGGGCGACCTGCGCCAGGTGGCGCAGACGGTGCTCGACGCGGTGGCGCCGCCCGACGGCGGCGAGCACCCGACGATCCGCCAGGAGCTGCTGCTCAACACCGTCGAGATCGCCACGCGCGTGTGCCGGACCGTCGCCGAGGCCGGCCGTGACCTCGAGGCGAGCATCGAGGAGATCCGCGCCGTGACGGACCCGCTGCGGGTCGAGCTCATGTGCGCGGGCACGCACCCGTTCGCGCGCTGGGCCCAGCAGAAGGTCACCGACAAGCAGCGCTACGCGACCCTCATCGACCGGACGCAGTGGTGGGGCCGCCAGATGCTCATCTACGGCGTCCACGTGCACGTGGGCATCGAGGACCGCGACAAGGTCCTGCCGATCCTGCGCGCGGTGCTCACGTACTTCCCGCACCTGCAGTCGCTGTCGGCGTCGTCCCCGTTCTGGGGCGGCAAGGACACGGGCTACGCGTCCAACCGCGCGCTGATGTTCCAGCAGCTGCCGACGGCGGGCCTGCCGTTCCAGTTCGACCGTTGGGAGCAGCTCGAGGGCTACGCGCACGACATGCTGCACACGGGCGTGATCGACCAGATCGACGAGATCCGGTGGGACGTGCGCCCCTCGCCGCGCTTCGGCACGCTCGAGGTCCGCGTCTGCGACGGCGCCTCGAACCTCGCCGAGGTGATGGCGTTCGCCGCCGTCATCCACTGCCTCGTGGAGCACTTCTCGACGATGCTCGACGAGGGCAAGGAGCTGCCGACCCTGCCGCCCTGGTTCGCGCAGGAGAACAAGTGGCGCTCCGCGCGCTACGGCATGGACGCGATCATCATCCTCGACGCGCACGGCGAGGAGGAGCTGGTCACGGACGCGGTCGAGCGCATGCTCGTCGACCTCGAGCCCGTCGCGGAGCGCCTGCGGTGCACGGCCGAGCTCGACGGCGTCCGCACGATCCTGCGCAAGGGCGCGTCCTACCAGCGCCAGCGCGCCGTCGCGCGCCGGCACGGCGGCGACCTCGACCCGGTCGTGGCGGCGCTGGTCGAGGAGATGCGGGCGGGCGCGCCACTCTGA
- a CDS encoding SAM-dependent methyltransferase: MDERSLSLLLSPDGWALLGALPPYDERLAMVLSERLAKEGVDPVLVAAALTQSRLRAKGREKFGDFAAGMLFTPAGLEQATRLTVGARHAQRFTSAGCTRVADLTCGIGGDAMAFSALGLGVLAAEVDELTAAVATVNLRHFPEAEVRHVDGLTLDLAPGGADGVDGVFADPARRTAAGRRRHDPAAYTPPLDDVLELRRRAPALGVKVGPAIPHTAVPDDAEAQWVSVDGDVVEAGLWFGPLAPDGPGRTALVLRGESAATLRAPADGVPGADVGPPGAYLYEPDGAVIRSGLVSLVAEGVRGRLLDPTIAYVTSDHLAPASPTDSPDVRALSTAYRVLDVMPFGLKRLRTALRERGVGRLTIKKRGTAVVPEQLRKQLDLKGDAEATIVLTRVNGSQQVLLVEPV; encoded by the coding sequence GTGGACGAACGCTCGCTCTCGCTGCTGCTCAGCCCGGACGGGTGGGCGCTGCTCGGCGCGCTGCCCCCGTACGACGAGCGGCTGGCCATGGTCCTGTCCGAGCGGCTCGCCAAGGAGGGCGTCGACCCCGTGCTGGTGGCCGCCGCGCTGACCCAGTCGCGGCTGCGTGCGAAGGGCCGGGAGAAGTTCGGCGACTTCGCGGCCGGCATGCTCTTCACGCCCGCGGGCCTCGAGCAGGCGACGCGGCTGACCGTCGGCGCCCGCCACGCCCAGCGGTTCACGTCGGCCGGGTGCACCCGGGTCGCCGACCTGACGTGCGGCATCGGCGGCGACGCGATGGCGTTCTCCGCGCTCGGCCTGGGCGTGCTGGCGGCCGAGGTCGACGAGCTCACCGCCGCCGTGGCCACGGTGAACCTGCGCCACTTCCCCGAGGCCGAGGTCAGGCACGTCGACGGGCTCACGCTCGACCTCGCGCCCGGCGGCGCGGACGGGGTCGACGGGGTGTTCGCGGACCCGGCGCGCCGCACGGCCGCCGGCCGCAGGCGTCACGACCCCGCGGCCTACACGCCGCCGCTCGACGACGTCCTGGAGCTGCGGCGCCGCGCGCCCGCCCTGGGCGTGAAGGTCGGTCCCGCGATCCCGCACACGGCCGTCCCCGACGACGCGGAGGCGCAGTGGGTCTCGGTCGACGGCGACGTCGTCGAGGCCGGTCTGTGGTTCGGCCCGCTCGCCCCGGACGGCCCCGGCCGCACGGCGCTCGTCCTGCGCGGGGAGTCCGCCGCGACGCTCCGGGCGCCGGCCGACGGCGTCCCGGGGGCCGACGTCGGGCCGCCGGGCGCGTACCTCTACGAGCCCGACGGCGCCGTGATCCGCTCCGGCCTCGTCTCTCTGGTCGCGGAGGGGGTGCGCGGGCGCCTGCTCGACCCCACCATTGCCTACGTGACCTCGGACCACCTGGCCCCGGCCTCCCCCACCGACTCGCCCGACGTGCGCGCACTGAGCACCGCGTACCGCGTGCTCGACGTCATGCCGTTCGGGCTCAAGCGGCTGCGCACGGCCCTGCGCGAGCGCGGCGTCGGGCGCCTGACCATCAAGAAGCGGGGCACCGCCGTGGTGCCCGAGCAGCTGCGCAAGCAGCTCGACCTCAAGGGCGACGCCGAGGCCACGATCGTGCTGACCCGCGTGAACGGGTCGCAGCAGGTGCTCCTCGTGGAGCCGGTCTGA
- a CDS encoding MerR family transcriptional regulator has protein sequence MTGPQGEPSQEQGTAASGPSLTVAAVARRLGVAPATLRTWDRRYGLGPSEHMAGAHRRYSAHDLSRLLVMRRLTLEGVAPSEAARAALESDEAPATAPTGPTTAEVLDAYSDAVPMAPDPAGLVAAAGHFDNAAVRWMLARVHARDVIAWWSELVAPALQLLAERAVLERPGESAAPVLEAAAFAELRSRAAVATARQGSASGATGTPDRPRPAVLVVPTAGGADLLAHCLATALQASGVRARVLSAGGEAAMATAVERLAPAAVLLHVGPDDEAAERADRLVRAVDAARPGLPIFVQREGAAAFEPSTGVPVHRVRTLTGALHEVLAVVG, from the coding sequence ATGACCGGTCCCCAGGGCGAGCCGAGCCAGGAGCAGGGGACGGCCGCGTCAGGGCCCTCGCTCACCGTGGCCGCCGTCGCCCGCCGCCTCGGCGTGGCCCCCGCGACGCTGCGCACGTGGGACCGCCGCTACGGCCTCGGACCCTCGGAGCACATGGCCGGGGCGCACCGCAGGTACTCCGCGCACGACCTGTCGCGGCTGCTCGTCATGCGCCGCCTCACGCTGGAGGGCGTCGCGCCCTCGGAGGCGGCACGCGCGGCCCTGGAGAGCGACGAGGCCCCGGCGACCGCGCCGACCGGCCCCACGACCGCCGAGGTCCTCGACGCCTACTCCGACGCGGTCCCGATGGCGCCCGACCCCGCCGGCCTGGTCGCCGCGGCCGGCCACTTCGACAACGCCGCCGTGCGGTGGATGCTCGCGCGGGTGCACGCCCGGGACGTCATCGCCTGGTGGTCCGAGCTCGTGGCGCCGGCGCTCCAGCTGCTCGCCGAGCGCGCCGTCCTCGAGCGTCCCGGCGAGAGCGCGGCGCCCGTGCTGGAGGCGGCGGCCTTCGCCGAGCTCCGCAGCCGGGCCGCCGTCGCGACCGCCCGGCAGGGCTCGGCCTCCGGCGCGACCGGCACGCCGGACCGTCCGCGGCCGGCGGTCCTGGTGGTGCCGACCGCCGGCGGGGCCGACCTGCTCGCGCACTGCCTGGCCACGGCGCTGCAGGCCAGCGGGGTGCGGGCGCGCGTGCTGTCCGCCGGCGGGGAGGCTGCGATGGCGACGGCCGTGGAGCGCCTGGCGCCCGCGGCGGTCCTGCTGCACGTGGGGCCGGACGACGAGGCGGCCGAGCGCGCGGACCGCCTCGTCCGTGCGGTCGACGCCGCGCGTCCCGGGCTCCCGATCTTCGTGCAGCGCGAGGGCGCCGCCGCCTTCGAGCCGTCGACGGGGGTGCCGGTGCACCGGGTGCGCACCCTGACCGGCGCGCTCCACGAGGTGCTCGCGGTCGTCGGCTGA